One Scophthalmus maximus strain ysfricsl-2021 chromosome 9, ASM2237912v1, whole genome shotgun sequence genomic region harbors:
- the LOC118319498 gene encoding moesin-like isoform X3, with product MTLQRKGIYKHLSQEGFRLEIKKIQMSTSPPTSCDWMLLVEQKNINVRVTTMDAELEFAILPSTTGKQLFDQIVKTIGLRETWFFGLQYQDSKGFSTWLKLNKRVTAQDVKRDNPLLIKFRAKFYPEDVTDELIQEATQRLFFLQVKESILNDDIYCPPETAVLLASYAVQVKHGDYKKDYHVPGYLTREKLLPQRVLEQHKLNKNQWEERIQVWHQEHKGMLREDAMVEYLKIAQDLEMYGVNYFSIKNKKGSELWLGVDALGLNIYDKKDKMTPKIGFPWSEIRNISFNDKKFLIKPIDKKAPDFVFYVPRLRINKRILALCIGNHDLYMRRRKPDTIEVQQMKAQAREEKNKRQMERALLESEKKKRENAEKETEKIARETMELMERLRQIEEQTKRAQDELEEQTRRALELEKERRIAQEEAERLDKDRRAAVEAKAALLHPSETQIKNQESLATELAELTSMISQLEDAKNKKDEEATSWQKRDSVHPHMHEHDETDESSAEASAELTAPGTVRDRSEEERVTEAQKNQRLQKNLKFLSTELAAAVDESKKTPNDLIHAENVKAGRDKYKTLRQIRQGNTKQRIDEFESM from the exons ATGACTCTGCAGAGAAAAGGAATCTACAAGCACCTCTCTCAAGAAGGGTTTCGActagagattaaaaaaatacaaatgtcaacT TCCCCACCAACCTCTTGTGATTGGATGCTCCTGGTTGAACAGAAGAAT ATAAATGTTCGGGTTACAACCATGGATGCTGAGCTGGAGTTTGCCATCCTGCCCAGCACAACTGGCAAACAGCTTTTTGACCAG ATAGTGAAGACCATCGGGCTGAGGGAAACCTGGTTCTTTGGCCTCCAGTATCAGGACAGCAAAGGCTTCTCCACCTGGCTCAAGCTGAACAAGAGG GTGACAGCTCAAGATGTGAAAAGGGACAACCCTTTGTTGATTAAGTTCAGGGCCAAGTTTTACCCTGAGGATGTCACTGATGAACTGATCCAGGAGGCAACGCAACGGCTCTTCTTTCTGCAG GTAAAAGAGAGCATCCTAAACGATGACATATACTGTCCACCCGAGACTGCAGTTCTCCTGGCATCATATGCAGTTCAGGTCAAACATGGAGACTATAAGAAAGACTATCACGTACCGGGATACCTGACAAGAGAGAAGCTGCTGCCACAGAG GGTTTTGGAGCAGCACAAACTGAATAAGAATCAGTGGGAGGAAAGAATCCAGGTGTGGCATCAAGAGCACAAGGGAATGCTGAG GGAAGACGCCATGGTGGAGTATTTGAAGATAGCCCAGGATTTAGAGATGTACGGGGTCAACTATTTCAGCATCAAGAACAAGAAAGGATCCGAGCTGTGGTTGGGAGTGGATGCCCTGGGTCTCAATATCTACGACAAAAAGGACAA AATGACCCCAAAGATTGGATTCCCCTGGAGTGAGATCAGGAACATATCCTTCAATGACAAGAAGTTCCTCATCAAGCCAATCGACAAGAAGGCTCCG gacTTTGTTTTCTACGTGCCTCGTCTTCGCATCAACAAACGTATCCTGGCGTTGTGTATAGGGAATCATGACCTATACATGCGCAGACGTAAACCTGACACCATTGAAGTGCAGCAGATGAAGGCCCAggccagagaggagaagaacaagaggcAGATGGAAAG GGCTCTGCTTGAGAGTGAGAAGAAAAAGCGAGaaaatgcagagaaagaaacagagaagatTGCCCGAGAGACCATGGAGCTGATGGAGAGATTGAGACAGATTGAAGAGCAGACAAAGAGAGCTCAAGACG agctggaggagcagaccCGGAGGGCTCTTGAgttggagaaggagaggagaattGCTCAGGAGGAGGCTGAGCGCCTGGACAAGGACCGCAGAGCTGCTGTGGAAGCTAAAGCAGCTCTGCTCCACCCTTCTGAAACCCAGATCAAGAACCAGGAAAGCTTG GCCACTGAGCTGGCAGAGCTTACCTCCATGATCTCCCAGCTGGAAGACGCCAAGAATAAAAAGGACGAGGAGGCGACGAGCTGGCAGAAAAGG GATTCGGTCCACCCCCACATGCATGAGCATGACGAGACGGACGAGAGCAGCGCAGAGGCGAGCGCTGAGCTGACTGCTCCAGGCACGGTCCGAGATCGCAGCGAAGAGGAAAGAGTGACAGAGGCTCAGAAGAACCAGAGACTGCAGAAAAACCTCAAG ttCCTCAGCACCGAGCTGGCTGCAGCTGTAGATGAGAGCAAAAAGACCCCCAATGACCTGATCCATGCTGAGAATGTGAAGGCGGGCCGTGACAAATACAAGACCCTGCGTCAGATTCGCCAGGGCAACACCAAACAGCGAATTGATGAAtttgagtccatgtga
- the LOC118319498 gene encoding moesin-like isoform X1 produces MTLQRKGIYKHLSQEGFRLEIKKIQMSTSPPTSCDWMLLVEQKNINVRVTTMDAELEFAILPSTTGKQLFDQIVKTIGLRETWFFGLQYQDSKGFSTWLKLNKRVTAQDVKRDNPLLIKFRAKFYPEDVTDELIQEATQRLFFLQVKESILNDDIYCPPETAVLLASYAVQVKHGDYKKDYHVPGYLTREKLLPQRVLEQHKLNKNQWEERIQVWHQEHKGMLREDAMVEYLKIAQDLEMYGVNYFSIKNKKGSELWLGVDALGLNIYDKKDKMTPKIGFPWSEIRNISFNDKKFLIKPIDKKAPDFVFYVPRLRINKRILALCIGNHDLYMRRRKPDTIEVQQMKAQAREEKNKRQMERALLESEKKKRENAEKETEKIARETMELMERLRQIEEQTKRAQDELEEQTRRALELEKERRIAQEEAERLDKDRRAAVEAKAALLHPSETQIKNQESLATELAELTSMISQLEDAKNKKDEEATSWQKRALMVAADLERTKDELKTKLIGVHIQDSVHPHMHEHDETDESSAEASAELTAPGTVRDRSEEERVTEAQKNQRLQKNLKFLSTELAAAVDESKKTPNDLIHAENVKAGRDKYKTLRQIRQGNTKQRIDEFESM; encoded by the exons ATGACTCTGCAGAGAAAAGGAATCTACAAGCACCTCTCTCAAGAAGGGTTTCGActagagattaaaaaaatacaaatgtcaacT TCCCCACCAACCTCTTGTGATTGGATGCTCCTGGTTGAACAGAAGAAT ATAAATGTTCGGGTTACAACCATGGATGCTGAGCTGGAGTTTGCCATCCTGCCCAGCACAACTGGCAAACAGCTTTTTGACCAG ATAGTGAAGACCATCGGGCTGAGGGAAACCTGGTTCTTTGGCCTCCAGTATCAGGACAGCAAAGGCTTCTCCACCTGGCTCAAGCTGAACAAGAGG GTGACAGCTCAAGATGTGAAAAGGGACAACCCTTTGTTGATTAAGTTCAGGGCCAAGTTTTACCCTGAGGATGTCACTGATGAACTGATCCAGGAGGCAACGCAACGGCTCTTCTTTCTGCAG GTAAAAGAGAGCATCCTAAACGATGACATATACTGTCCACCCGAGACTGCAGTTCTCCTGGCATCATATGCAGTTCAGGTCAAACATGGAGACTATAAGAAAGACTATCACGTACCGGGATACCTGACAAGAGAGAAGCTGCTGCCACAGAG GGTTTTGGAGCAGCACAAACTGAATAAGAATCAGTGGGAGGAAAGAATCCAGGTGTGGCATCAAGAGCACAAGGGAATGCTGAG GGAAGACGCCATGGTGGAGTATTTGAAGATAGCCCAGGATTTAGAGATGTACGGGGTCAACTATTTCAGCATCAAGAACAAGAAAGGATCCGAGCTGTGGTTGGGAGTGGATGCCCTGGGTCTCAATATCTACGACAAAAAGGACAA AATGACCCCAAAGATTGGATTCCCCTGGAGTGAGATCAGGAACATATCCTTCAATGACAAGAAGTTCCTCATCAAGCCAATCGACAAGAAGGCTCCG gacTTTGTTTTCTACGTGCCTCGTCTTCGCATCAACAAACGTATCCTGGCGTTGTGTATAGGGAATCATGACCTATACATGCGCAGACGTAAACCTGACACCATTGAAGTGCAGCAGATGAAGGCCCAggccagagaggagaagaacaagaggcAGATGGAAAG GGCTCTGCTTGAGAGTGAGAAGAAAAAGCGAGaaaatgcagagaaagaaacagagaagatTGCCCGAGAGACCATGGAGCTGATGGAGAGATTGAGACAGATTGAAGAGCAGACAAAGAGAGCTCAAGACG agctggaggagcagaccCGGAGGGCTCTTGAgttggagaaggagaggagaattGCTCAGGAGGAGGCTGAGCGCCTGGACAAGGACCGCAGAGCTGCTGTGGAAGCTAAAGCAGCTCTGCTCCACCCTTCTGAAACCCAGATCAAGAACCAGGAAAGCTTG GCCACTGAGCTGGCAGAGCTTACCTCCATGATCTCCCAGCTGGAAGACGCCAAGAATAAAAAGGACGAGGAGGCGACGAGCTGGCAGAAAAGG gcgTTGATGGTTGCAGCTGATTTGGAGCGAACCAAAGACGAGCTGAAGACTAAACTCATAGGTGTCCACATTCAGGATTCGGTCCACCCCCACATGCATGAGCATGACGAGACGGACGAGAGCAGCGCAGAGGCGAGCGCTGAGCTGACTGCTCCAGGCACGGTCCGAGATCGCAGCGAAGAGGAAAGAGTGACAGAGGCTCAGAAGAACCAGAGACTGCAGAAAAACCTCAAG ttCCTCAGCACCGAGCTGGCTGCAGCTGTAGATGAGAGCAAAAAGACCCCCAATGACCTGATCCATGCTGAGAATGTGAAGGCGGGCCGTGACAAATACAAGACCCTGCGTCAGATTCGCCAGGGCAACACCAAACAGCGAATTGATGAAtttgagtccatgtga
- the LOC118319498 gene encoding moesin-like isoform X2: MTLQRKGIYKHLSQEGFRLEIKKIQMSTINVRVTTMDAELEFAILPSTTGKQLFDQIVKTIGLRETWFFGLQYQDSKGFSTWLKLNKRVTAQDVKRDNPLLIKFRAKFYPEDVTDELIQEATQRLFFLQVKESILNDDIYCPPETAVLLASYAVQVKHGDYKKDYHVPGYLTREKLLPQRVLEQHKLNKNQWEERIQVWHQEHKGMLREDAMVEYLKIAQDLEMYGVNYFSIKNKKGSELWLGVDALGLNIYDKKDKMTPKIGFPWSEIRNISFNDKKFLIKPIDKKAPDFVFYVPRLRINKRILALCIGNHDLYMRRRKPDTIEVQQMKAQAREEKNKRQMERALLESEKKKRENAEKETEKIARETMELMERLRQIEEQTKRAQDELEEQTRRALELEKERRIAQEEAERLDKDRRAAVEAKAALLHPSETQIKNQESLATELAELTSMISQLEDAKNKKDEEATSWQKRALMVAADLERTKDELKTKLIGVHIQDSVHPHMHEHDETDESSAEASAELTAPGTVRDRSEEERVTEAQKNQRLQKNLKFLSTELAAAVDESKKTPNDLIHAENVKAGRDKYKTLRQIRQGNTKQRIDEFESM; this comes from the exons ATGACTCTGCAGAGAAAAGGAATCTACAAGCACCTCTCTCAAGAAGGGTTTCGActagagattaaaaaaatacaaatgtcaacT ATAAATGTTCGGGTTACAACCATGGATGCTGAGCTGGAGTTTGCCATCCTGCCCAGCACAACTGGCAAACAGCTTTTTGACCAG ATAGTGAAGACCATCGGGCTGAGGGAAACCTGGTTCTTTGGCCTCCAGTATCAGGACAGCAAAGGCTTCTCCACCTGGCTCAAGCTGAACAAGAGG GTGACAGCTCAAGATGTGAAAAGGGACAACCCTTTGTTGATTAAGTTCAGGGCCAAGTTTTACCCTGAGGATGTCACTGATGAACTGATCCAGGAGGCAACGCAACGGCTCTTCTTTCTGCAG GTAAAAGAGAGCATCCTAAACGATGACATATACTGTCCACCCGAGACTGCAGTTCTCCTGGCATCATATGCAGTTCAGGTCAAACATGGAGACTATAAGAAAGACTATCACGTACCGGGATACCTGACAAGAGAGAAGCTGCTGCCACAGAG GGTTTTGGAGCAGCACAAACTGAATAAGAATCAGTGGGAGGAAAGAATCCAGGTGTGGCATCAAGAGCACAAGGGAATGCTGAG GGAAGACGCCATGGTGGAGTATTTGAAGATAGCCCAGGATTTAGAGATGTACGGGGTCAACTATTTCAGCATCAAGAACAAGAAAGGATCCGAGCTGTGGTTGGGAGTGGATGCCCTGGGTCTCAATATCTACGACAAAAAGGACAA AATGACCCCAAAGATTGGATTCCCCTGGAGTGAGATCAGGAACATATCCTTCAATGACAAGAAGTTCCTCATCAAGCCAATCGACAAGAAGGCTCCG gacTTTGTTTTCTACGTGCCTCGTCTTCGCATCAACAAACGTATCCTGGCGTTGTGTATAGGGAATCATGACCTATACATGCGCAGACGTAAACCTGACACCATTGAAGTGCAGCAGATGAAGGCCCAggccagagaggagaagaacaagaggcAGATGGAAAG GGCTCTGCTTGAGAGTGAGAAGAAAAAGCGAGaaaatgcagagaaagaaacagagaagatTGCCCGAGAGACCATGGAGCTGATGGAGAGATTGAGACAGATTGAAGAGCAGACAAAGAGAGCTCAAGACG agctggaggagcagaccCGGAGGGCTCTTGAgttggagaaggagaggagaattGCTCAGGAGGAGGCTGAGCGCCTGGACAAGGACCGCAGAGCTGCTGTGGAAGCTAAAGCAGCTCTGCTCCACCCTTCTGAAACCCAGATCAAGAACCAGGAAAGCTTG GCCACTGAGCTGGCAGAGCTTACCTCCATGATCTCCCAGCTGGAAGACGCCAAGAATAAAAAGGACGAGGAGGCGACGAGCTGGCAGAAAAGG gcgTTGATGGTTGCAGCTGATTTGGAGCGAACCAAAGACGAGCTGAAGACTAAACTCATAGGTGTCCACATTCAGGATTCGGTCCACCCCCACATGCATGAGCATGACGAGACGGACGAGAGCAGCGCAGAGGCGAGCGCTGAGCTGACTGCTCCAGGCACGGTCCGAGATCGCAGCGAAGAGGAAAGAGTGACAGAGGCTCAGAAGAACCAGAGACTGCAGAAAAACCTCAAG ttCCTCAGCACCGAGCTGGCTGCAGCTGTAGATGAGAGCAAAAAGACCCCCAATGACCTGATCCATGCTGAGAATGTGAAGGCGGGCCGTGACAAATACAAGACCCTGCGTCAGATTCGCCAGGGCAACACCAAACAGCGAATTGATGAAtttgagtccatgtga